The genomic window GGCTTCCTCGACGGACGGCCTGTCGACGACCCCGCGCTGGATCCGCTGGAACGTCGCCTCGGCGACCGCCCGGAGGCGCGCCGCCTCCTCGTCGCTCTCGGCACAGACCGCGTTCACCGCGATCATCCCTTCCGGCTCGTCGACGCTGCCCGCCAGCGGCGACGACTGGAAGTGCTCGCGGTACGCCTCGAATGACTGCGCGGCCAGCTCCGGCCGGATGAACGCCGCGAAGCAGTACCGCAGTCCGAGGTCGCCAGCGATGGCCGCGCTCGACGGACTGGACCCGAGCACCCACGGCACGGGCGGTTCCTCACCCGAGCGCGGGATCGTCAGGTCGCCGTAGGGATGTTCGTCGGGGTACTCGTCGTAGAGGTGACTGACGACGGCCTCTATCTTCTCGGTGTGGTCCTCGTCCGGGTTCCGGACCCGGCGCTCCGTCCCCAGGGCGCGGTCGACGGCCGGCGACCCGTTCGCTCGTCCCAGCCCAGCGTCGACGCGGCCCGGCGCGAGCGCGTCCAGCGCGCCGAACTGCTCGGCGACCTTGAACGGCCGGTAGTGGTTGAGCAGGACTGCCCCGGACCCGAGTCGAATCGCGTCGGTCTCCGCGGCGAGGCGGCCCAGCAGGACTTCGGGCGTCGTCCCCGCGATGGCGTCGGCCGTGCCGTGGTGTTCGGCCACCCAGAACCGCTCGAACCCGAGCCGCTCGGCCTGCTGTGCGGCCTCGACAGTGTTCTCGTACGCGTCTGCGGCGGTGCCGTCGTCGGGAACCGGAGAGAGGTCGACCGCTGAGAGGTCCATGTCCGGGTTCGGCGGCTGACACGGGTAACCGTTTGGCTCTCGGTCGACCACGCTCTTGTACGTCCCTCTCGACGACCACCGTATGCCCAACCGCGACCTCACCCGGACCGTCGAGACGGACATGCCGGTCTTCCCGGGCGATCCGCCCGTGACCGTCGAACCCCACGCGACGCACGAGGAAGACGGGTACCGCGTCTCCGCCGTCACGTGCGGCAGCCATACGGGGACCCACGTCGACGCGCCCAGCCACACCGAGGCCGAGGGCCGGACCATCGACGCCGTCGACGTCGGCCGCTTCGCCCGCGACGCGGTCCTGGCCGACTGTCGCGACCGCTCGCCGCGGTCGCCGATCGGGCCCGACGCGCTCCCGGCCACCGACGCCGACCTGGTCGTCGTCCGCACCGGCTGGGACGAGCACTGGGGCGAACCTGAGTACTTCGACCACCCCTACCTGACGCCAGAGGCGGCCGAGTTCTGCGCCGAGCAGGGCTACGACGTCGCGATCGACGCCCTCAGCGTCGATCCGACACCGACCGACGACGCCGACCCTGAGGGGGTTCCGGCCCACCACGCGCTGCTCGGCCAGGAGCACCTGATCTTCGAGAACCTGACCAGGCTGGGGGACCTGCCCCACCGGTTCGAGTTCATGGCGTTCCCGCTGAAACTCGCCGACGGCGACGGCGCACCGGTGCGGGCGGTCGCTCGCTTCGAGTGAACTGGCTCCCTACTCTTCTGGTTCGGATCGCGGCCGCCCCTGAACGATCACTGACGCGTCCTGTCCCTCGTCACGACGCCCACCGCGATCAACTGACGGACTATCTGTTACAGATGTCTGTAACAGAAGCTCGGGCGGAATGACACAGATCACCGTTCGACGCAAATCCGGTCGTGAACGGACGTAGTGGGCCCTCCCGGACGGCTACTGCCCGCCTCGCCGGCAGACGTCTGTATCGAATATCTCTAATCAGCTTCTGTCAGTTAACTCTGTAACAGGTGTCTGTAATCGAGATCTGTAATTGGGGTCTGTCATTGAGGACTGTAACTATTCTCTGGAGTGGCCGTCCCACTCTTCGACGCGGCCGGCGGCATCAGCTGTCGGTTGGCCGGTGACGAGCGGTCAATCCAGCGTCGCTGTTCGGCTTCCACTGCGCCGATCGATGCGAACTGGATGCGAAGCGGGCCGCTCTTCTCGCCCGGTCGCCGACTCGGAACGCTCTCTGTGGCACTCGACAGTTCGTCCGGGCGGCTATAAACCATCTACCGCTATACAGACTCCATCGGTTTGCTCCGAGGTTTCGCCACAGGCCGGCCGCGCTGTCGCCCGTCGTCGCCGTGACGATGGCAGTGCTCGGGCCCGTCGGCTGAACCGCTCGTCGCTGGGCGAGGAGACGGCGAATTCGCTCGGGCCGATCCGACGATCGAGACAGTGACCGAGTCGTCGACCGAAACTGCCACTGGGCCCGAGTCGAGGACCGACGACTCCTCCACCGTCGTGAGGCGCCGTTCGGGGCAGTGACCCTCGAATCGGTACCCGACCTCCGGAGCGTGCTGGACCTCGATGACCACGAGGCCGAGGCGATGGAAGTGGCCGGATCAGCCCGACCATCGCGGAGCGGCTGGCGACATCTCCCCCGTTCGACCGAGACTCAAATCGGGGGCGACGGCGCGT from Halomicrobium salinisoli includes these protein-coding regions:
- a CDS encoding LLM class flavin-dependent oxidoreductase, translating into MDLSAVDLSPVPDDGTAADAYENTVEAAQQAERLGFERFWVAEHHGTADAIAGTTPEVLLGRLAAETDAIRLGSGAVLLNHYRPFKVAEQFGALDALAPGRVDAGLGRANGSPAVDRALGTERRVRNPDEDHTEKIEAVVSHLYDEYPDEHPYGDLTIPRSGEEPPVPWVLGSSPSSAAIAGDLGLRYCFAAFIRPELAAQSFEAYREHFQSSPLAGSVDEPEGMIAVNAVCAESDEEAARLRAVAEATFQRIQRGVVDRPSVEEAIDELGGVPEPTPATLDAGEWPRAISGSPDTLAGLLEQLADCVSVDEVMIQHAVADHGDALRSHELIAEGVGLTSR
- a CDS encoding cyclase family protein — translated: MPNRDLTRTVETDMPVFPGDPPVTVEPHATHEEDGYRVSAVTCGSHTGTHVDAPSHTEAEGRTIDAVDVGRFARDAVLADCRDRSPRSPIGPDALPATDADLVVVRTGWDEHWGEPEYFDHPYLTPEAAEFCAEQGYDVAIDALSVDPTPTDDADPEGVPAHHALLGQEHLIFENLTRLGDLPHRFEFMAFPLKLADGDGAPVRAVARFE